ACAAATAAAATTTTGTGTTATAATCAACTTATAAGAAATACTTGGGAGGAATTTATATGCGTAAGATAATTATGTTAGGAGATAGCTTAATAGATTGGAATTATAAATCTCCATATGAAAATTATGGAAAAAACGGATATAGAACAAGAGATGTTCTTTGGCTATTAGAAGAAAACAAAAATATAGTAGGAGATATTGGAATACTACTAGTAGGAGTAAATGATTTTTTTACAAATATAGATATGGAAAAATCTAAAAATTATTATAATAGAATAGTAAATAAACTGGAGAAAAGAGTATCTAAAATAATTTTAATCTCTCTTCTTCCAACTGATAGAAAAATTACTAATGATAAAATAGTTCTTTTTAATCAATGGTTAGAAGAAAATTATAAAAAGTATTTTTTAAATTTGTATCCATTATTTATAGATAATAATTTAGAGATAAAAAGAGAGTATACAACTGATGGAATTCATTTAAATCATGCTGGATATGAGATATTTAATAATAAACTTGATGAAAAAATTAATGAAATAAGATAGATACATAAAAAATTTAGGAGTGGAATATGGAAAATAATTTTTGGAAAGAATGGTTTAAATTAGTAGTAATGCTTATAGGGATACTTGTTATATGGATAGGATTTATTTTTATATGTGATAAGTATTTTGGAAAATCTTTTGAAGAGATGAGGTTTATTCATTATTTTATTTTTATGGTATTGATATTAAAAGCAAAGAATATATTTTTAAAAAGAATAAAAAAGGATGAAGTTGATAGCGAAGAAAATAAATAAATTATAATAGAGAGAGAGGTTTTTATATGATAAGAGAAGAGGAGTTTTATAGAAAACAGATGGTAAATGGAGT
This is a stretch of genomic DNA from Candidatus Fusobacterium pullicola. It encodes these proteins:
- a CDS encoding SGNH/GDSL hydrolase family protein, which translates into the protein MRKIIMLGDSLIDWNYKSPYENYGKNGYRTRDVLWLLEENKNIVGDIGILLVGVNDFFTNIDMEKSKNYYNRIVNKLEKRVSKIILISLLPTDRKITNDKIVLFNQWLEENYKKYFLNLYPLFIDNNLEIKREYTTDGIHLNHAGYEIFNNKLDEKINEIR